The following proteins are co-located in the Paenibacillus sp. JNUCC32 genome:
- a CDS encoding glycosyltransferase, producing MGRHLLIYDVPWWILGKNAKVIQQYHPSLDLMSMSELDLYLEHKSSGELNHQYDHISAMCLGIAAYCVFKNIRIDSAAAVSYYYFSKHYETYREWKDELVPDPDFLRLVLPRIGKLGAINRRLASILQAVAPNTSVEYIGHFVDDKLFQPLPMARIDNAPFVIGWAGDPSKTSKNYNTLYMRIKEHFKSDEGIAFIETSGAHTYESMPGFYHKLNLLLNTGANEGSGATVLEAYACGVPVLSTNVGNAKDAAHPAAHGLILDSDSPEDFIHKINHWRSRTDELREIGLRCRSHIESGWRIDHAMSRWLRVLFQI from the coding sequence ATGGGAAGGCACTTGCTGATCTATGACGTGCCCTGGTGGATCCTGGGTAAGAATGCCAAGGTTATTCAGCAATATCATCCATCGTTGGACCTCATGTCTATGAGCGAATTGGATCTCTATCTTGAACACAAAAGCAGTGGAGAGTTGAATCACCAATATGATCACATATCCGCCATGTGTCTTGGCATTGCGGCTTATTGCGTTTTCAAGAATATCCGCATCGATTCAGCGGCAGCCGTCTCCTATTATTACTTCAGTAAACACTACGAAACCTATAGGGAATGGAAGGATGAACTCGTTCCCGATCCTGACTTTCTCAGGCTGGTCCTTCCTAGAATCGGAAAGCTGGGCGCTATAAATCGGAGACTGGCCTCCATCTTGCAGGCTGTAGCGCCGAACACATCTGTGGAGTATATCGGTCATTTCGTGGATGACAAATTGTTTCAGCCATTGCCTATGGCTCGAATAGACAATGCTCCATTCGTGATCGGATGGGCCGGAGATCCCTCGAAAACCTCTAAAAACTACAATACTTTGTATATGCGAATTAAAGAGCATTTCAAGAGTGACGAAGGAATCGCTTTTATCGAAACTTCCGGTGCTCACACTTACGAAAGCATGCCGGGTTTTTATCATAAGTTGAACTTGTTGTTGAACACGGGAGCCAATGAAGGAAGCGGGGCTACTGTGCTGGAAGCGTATGCTTGCGGGGTTCCCGTTCTTTCCACGAATGTCGGTAATGCAAAAGATGCAGCTCATCCGGCTGCCCATGGACTGATATTGGATAGTGACTCTCCCGAAGATTTTATACACAAGATTAACCATTGGAGAAGTCGGACGGATGAACTTCGAGAAATCGGGTTAAGGTGCAGGAGTCATATAGAGTCAGGTTGGAGGATCGACCATGCGATGAGCCGATGGCTCCGCGTTTTGTTTCAAATTTAG
- a CDS encoding NUDIX hydrolase, whose protein sequence is MVNSELLIRHNGISIYEETSGKVYYTKENYVSVVVLAKDGDQLLLIRQYRAAVDDYVIQLPGGGVGEEEDLESAARREMLEETGFICGELHYLGKLYPASWRCNEIAHVYYTDEVISQSGQQLEGYERIDVVRMSVTDCWRGIKENKLQDSELIFAMMQGLLKEFIQPS, encoded by the coding sequence ATGGTAAATAGCGAGTTATTGATCCGCCATAACGGAATATCGATTTACGAGGAAACGTCAGGCAAAGTGTATTATACCAAGGAAAATTATGTGTCCGTTGTTGTTCTGGCAAAGGATGGCGATCAGCTGCTGCTGATCCGTCAATACCGAGCGGCCGTGGATGATTACGTTATTCAGCTGCCTGGCGGCGGCGTAGGCGAGGAAGAGGACCTGGAATCGGCGGCTCGACGTGAAATGCTGGAGGAAACAGGCTTCATCTGCGGTGAGCTTCACTACCTAGGCAAGCTGTACCCGGCGTCCTGGAGGTGCAACGAGATCGCACATGTCTATTATACCGATGAGGTAATAAGCCAATCCGGCCAGCAGCTCGAGGGATACGAGCGCATTGACGTGGTACGTATGAGCGTCACGGACTGCTGGCGCGGGATAAAGGAGAATAAGCTGCAGGATTCCGAACTGATTTTTGCCATGATGCAGGGCTTGCTTAAGGAATTCATTCAGCCATCATAA
- a CDS encoding GNAT family N-acetyltransferase produces the protein MQLESPRLTIRDFRDEDFASIHAYASDPRVTEYTMWGPNTEEDTWKYVGEIRRMIEQSPRDSYELAIVLKDGGQLIGGVGLHRSDTNAELGYCLNPAYWRQGYATEAARVMCRFGFEELGVNRIYATCRPGNVGSASVMRHIGMKQEGHLRQHLWFKGRYHDSYLFSILKEEFDGRK, from the coding sequence ATGCAGTTAGAGTCCCCTAGACTGACGATCCGCGATTTCCGGGATGAGGATTTTGCGAGTATTCATGCCTATGCTTCAGATCCAAGAGTGACCGAGTATACGATGTGGGGACCCAATACGGAAGAAGATACATGGAAGTATGTAGGGGAAATCCGCCGAATGATAGAGCAGAGCCCCCGTGACAGCTACGAGCTGGCGATCGTATTAAAGGATGGCGGCCAATTGATCGGAGGCGTGGGGCTTCATCGATCCGATACGAATGCAGAGCTTGGATACTGTCTGAATCCCGCTTATTGGCGGCAGGGTTATGCTACCGAGGCCGCTAGGGTCATGTGCCGCTTCGGCTTCGAGGAACTGGGAGTCAACCGGATCTATGCCACCTGTCGGCCGGGAAACGTCGGGTCTGCTAGCGTCATGCGTCACATCGGAATGAAGCAGGAGGGGCATCTACGGCAGCACTTATGGTTTAAGGGCCGTTATCATGATTCCTATTTATTCTCCATCCTGAAAGAAGAATTCGACGGGAGGAAATGA
- a CDS encoding metal ABC transporter permease, which produces MTYTAWILLTASLVGLSCGIVGVFLILRRMAMMADAISHTVLLGIVTAFIVTRELSGPHMLVGAIIAGLLTAVLVQWFHSRGVQQDASIGVVFTTLFAIGVILIATQVGNAHLDTKHALMGEITFVPWDVMHVPLLGEVPKATFMLAAVLLVVLIVILAIYKEWKITSFDPALAASIGIPVVLMHYVFMSLVSITTVASFDAVGAIMVVAMLITPAAAAYLWTDKLSIMLALSGAFGVISAFMGYYIAVWLDTSISGSMAFATGIVFIISFLSSPRHGVLSRYIHKFKTHDKEKKLEGFS; this is translated from the coding sequence ATGACTTATACCGCATGGATCTTACTCACAGCCTCGCTCGTCGGATTGTCCTGCGGCATCGTCGGCGTGTTCCTGATTCTGCGCCGAATGGCGATGATGGCCGATGCCATCAGCCACACCGTGCTGCTCGGCATCGTCACGGCGTTTATCGTCACCCGAGAACTCAGCGGTCCGCATATGCTGGTCGGTGCGATCATAGCCGGCCTGCTGACGGCGGTACTGGTTCAATGGTTTCATTCCCGGGGCGTACAGCAGGACGCATCCATCGGCGTTGTTTTCACAACCTTGTTTGCCATCGGCGTCATCCTGATTGCGACCCAAGTTGGCAACGCCCATCTGGATACAAAGCATGCGCTCATGGGCGAAATCACGTTTGTGCCATGGGATGTGATGCACGTTCCGCTTCTAGGCGAGGTACCGAAAGCGACCTTTATGCTGGCAGCCGTTCTCTTGGTCGTGCTTATCGTGATCCTGGCAATCTATAAAGAATGGAAGATCACCTCCTTTGATCCGGCACTTGCGGCCAGCATCGGCATTCCCGTCGTGCTTATGCATTATGTGTTCATGTCGCTCGTCTCCATCACAACGGTGGCCTCCTTTGATGCCGTGGGGGCGATCATGGTGGTGGCTATGTTAATAACGCCTGCCGCGGCTGCTTATCTATGGACCGATAAACTCTCCATCATGCTGGCGCTAAGCGGGGCCTTTGGCGTCATATCGGCATTTATGGGCTATTATATCGCGGTATGGCTGGACACCTCCATTTCGGGATCCATGGCATTCGCAACCGGAATCGTATTTATCATCAGCTTTCTGTCCTCTCCGCGACATGGCGTGCTTTCCCGTTATATTCATAAGTTCAAAACGCATGACAAGGAGAAGAAACTGGAAGGATTTTCTTAA
- a CDS encoding metal ABC transporter permease, whose amino-acid sequence MLNSLLSPNTQWVLLSTLILGMAAGMIGCLAYWKRQSLMSDALSHAALPGVVIAFALTGSKNLLVMILGAAASALIGAWMIQWIRTSSRIKEDTAMGMILSVFFGLGIMLLTIVNRTGGGNQSGLDNFIFGQAASMVRKDVVTMLILAVLVILVVSIGFKEWKLFLFDPDFARGLGLNGRLMNTLYMGVLVLVIVIGIQAVGVILMAAMLIIPSVSARYWTQSFKMMVILSAVFGGGAGFVGTLVSTLGKGWPTGPFIVVASSVLFTISLVFGAEKGLLIQALQLRSQKKEHRDAGSQTVLGPRISERGSNQ is encoded by the coding sequence ATGCTCAATTCATTATTGTCGCCGAACACACAGTGGGTACTGTTAAGCACGTTAATCCTGGGCATGGCAGCCGGCATGATCGGCTGTCTTGCCTATTGGAAGCGGCAAAGCCTGATGAGCGATGCATTGTCTCACGCGGCGCTGCCGGGTGTCGTGATCGCATTCGCTTTGACGGGAAGCAAGAACCTGCTGGTCATGATTCTCGGGGCAGCCGCCAGCGCTTTAATCGGGGCCTGGATGATCCAGTGGATTCGGACTTCCAGCCGCATTAAAGAGGATACGGCGATGGGCATGATACTATCCGTGTTTTTCGGTTTGGGCATTATGCTGCTGACGATCGTGAACCGTACGGGCGGCGGGAATCAAAGCGGACTGGATAACTTTATTTTCGGGCAGGCGGCATCCATGGTTCGCAAGGATGTGGTTACGATGCTAATCCTGGCTGTTCTGGTCATTCTCGTTGTCTCGATTGGTTTTAAAGAATGGAAGTTATTTCTGTTTGATCCCGATTTTGCCCGGGGGTTAGGGCTGAACGGCAGACTGATGAATACCCTCTATATGGGTGTGCTCGTTCTTGTCATCGTCATCGGCATTCAGGCCGTCGGCGTCATATTGATGGCGGCCATGCTGATCATTCCGTCCGTCAGTGCAAGATATTGGACACAATCCTTCAAAATGATGGTCATTCTGTCGGCTGTATTTGGAGGCGGCGCCGGGTTTGTCGGTACACTCGTGAGCACTCTGGGAAAAGGATGGCCTACAGGGCCCTTTATCGTTGTAGCTTCCTCCGTGTTGTTCACGATCTCTCTGGTCTTCGGCGCAGAGAAGGGTCTTCTGATTCAGGCTCTGCAGCTCCGCTCCCAGAAAAAAGAGCATAGGGACGCGGGCAGTCAAACCGTTCTTGGTCCCCGGATTTCCGAGAGGGGGAGCAATCAATGA
- a CDS encoding metal ABC transporter ATP-binding protein yields the protein MSVLEVQDLHASYRKNKVLHNVSFSVEQGSLTSIVGPNGAGKSTLLKVMLELHPKLSGNVSFFGSSLSQTKTRVGYVPQRGSVDWDFPTDALDVVMMGLYGRVGWLKRPNKSHKDKAMASLDQMGMADFADRQISQLSGGQQQRVFLARALVQDADLYFMDEPLAGVDAATERAIMTTLKDLKKAGKTVMVVHHDLQTVEDYFDHVLLLNRTVIAHGKTEDVFTKDQVYRAYGGSLRWMKEA from the coding sequence ATGTCTGTACTTGAAGTTCAAGATCTCCATGCATCGTATCGAAAAAATAAAGTGCTTCACAACGTGTCCTTCAGCGTGGAGCAGGGCTCGCTAACCAGCATTGTCGGGCCGAACGGCGCCGGCAAATCCACCTTGCTTAAAGTCATGCTGGAGCTTCATCCGAAACTGTCGGGGAATGTTTCCTTCTTCGGGTCCAGCTTAAGCCAAACGAAAACCCGCGTCGGCTATGTGCCGCAGCGGGGGTCCGTGGACTGGGATTTCCCGACCGATGCGTTGGATGTCGTCATGATGGGTTTGTACGGACGGGTAGGGTGGCTGAAACGGCCAAACAAGAGCCATAAGGATAAGGCGATGGCATCGCTTGATCAGATGGGCATGGCAGACTTTGCCGACCGGCAGATCAGTCAGCTCTCCGGCGGACAGCAGCAGCGCGTATTTCTCGCAAGGGCGCTCGTTCAGGATGCCGATCTCTATTTCATGGATGAGCCGTTAGCTGGAGTCGATGCCGCAACCGAGCGGGCGATTATGACAACCCTGAAGGATCTGAAAAAGGCGGGCAAAACCGTGATGGTGGTCCATCATGATCTGCAGACGGTTGAAGATTATTTCGACCATGTGCTGCTGTTGAACCGTACGGTCATTGCGCACGGGAAGACGGAAGACGTCTTCACGAAGGATCAAGTTTACCGTGCATACGGCGGTTCGCTTCGCTGGATGAAGGAGGCGTAA
- a CDS encoding metal ABC transporter solute-binding protein, Zn/Mn family, with amino-acid sequence MKNKRTSRGRIFMGAAILVLLLVLSACASGEAKQSGAATEQADKKIRVVTTIGQIAEPISVIGGDRVEVLSLMGPGVDPHLYNATQGDIKKLDSGDVIFYSGLHLEGNMTEIFEQIGKNKPVLAIADAIPKDRLLQDDTQATDPHVWFDIDLWKTSLDSAVEELKSLSPADADYFEENKQKYFAQLDELKAEAKDKLGQIPEEQRVMVTAHDAFGYFGRMHGLEVVGLQGLSTEDEIGLSDINGTIDLLLEHKVPAVFVESSVNPASINAVIEGAAKKGLDIKLGGELFSDAMGETGTTEGTYIGMYRHNVETIYHALTGSGE; translated from the coding sequence ATGAAGAACAAGAGGACTAGTAGAGGCAGGATATTCATGGGGGCAGCCATTCTGGTTTTGTTGCTGGTATTATCCGCATGCGCATCGGGGGAAGCGAAGCAGAGCGGAGCGGCAACCGAGCAGGCCGACAAGAAAATACGCGTGGTAACCACTATTGGACAGATTGCGGAACCCATCTCCGTCATCGGAGGAGATCGGGTGGAGGTGCTGAGCTTGATGGGACCTGGCGTCGATCCGCATTTATATAATGCCACACAAGGCGATATCAAGAAGTTGGATAGCGGGGATGTTATTTTCTATAGCGGACTTCATCTGGAAGGCAATATGACGGAAATCTTCGAACAGATCGGAAAAAACAAACCCGTGCTGGCGATAGCGGACGCCATCCCGAAGGATCGGTTGCTTCAGGATGACACGCAGGCGACCGATCCCCACGTATGGTTTGATATCGATCTATGGAAGACCTCCTTGGACTCTGCAGTGGAAGAGCTGAAGTCGCTGTCTCCCGCCGATGCCGACTATTTTGAAGAGAACAAGCAGAAGTATTTTGCGCAATTGGATGAGCTGAAAGCGGAGGCAAAGGATAAGCTGGGGCAAATACCGGAAGAGCAGCGGGTCATGGTTACCGCTCATGATGCCTTTGGGTATTTCGGCCGTATGCATGGTCTGGAAGTCGTCGGCCTTCAAGGCCTGAGCACTGAGGATGAAATCGGCCTCTCGGATATTAACGGCACGATCGACCTACTGCTGGAACACAAGGTGCCTGCCGTATTCGTCGAGTCCAGCGTCAACCCGGCATCGATCAATGCCGTCATTGAAGGAGCTGCCAAGAAAGGGCTGGACATTAAGCTTGGAGGCGAGCTCTTCTCCGATGCCATGGGCGAGACGGGAACGACGGAAGGCACTTATATCGGAATGTACCGTCATAATGTCGAAACAATCTATCATGCGTTAACAGGAAGTGGTGAATAA
- a CDS encoding AAA family ATPase, with amino-acid sequence MIIWVNGAFGSGKTQAAHELQRRIPNSCVYDPENAGYFIRDNLPKDATRDDFQHYPMWREFNYSMFKYMDQESDQLIIAPMTISNASYFDEIVGNLRRDGVVVRHFTLCASKEVLLRRLRSRGEGANSWAAQQIDRCMSGFSNEVFQRHIDTDHLSIDEVVETIGALADVKLLPDNRSNSRKKFDRLKTKFAHIRFFG; translated from the coding sequence ATGATTATTTGGGTGAACGGTGCATTCGGCTCGGGCAAAACCCAGGCTGCGCATGAGCTGCAGCGAAGAATACCGAACTCGTGCGTGTACGATCCGGAGAATGCAGGTTATTTCATTCGCGATAATCTTCCGAAGGATGCCACACGCGATGATTTTCAGCATTATCCGATGTGGAGGGAGTTTAACTACTCCATGTTCAAGTATATGGACCAGGAATCCGATCAATTGATCATTGCTCCGATGACCATATCAAACGCGTCATATTTCGATGAAATCGTTGGGAACCTGAGACGGGATGGCGTTGTTGTCCGGCATTTCACCTTGTGTGCTTCCAAGGAAGTCCTGCTAAGACGATTGCGGAGCCGAGGGGAAGGTGCGAATTCGTGGGCAGCGCAGCAAATCGATCGGTGCATGAGCGGATTCTCGAATGAAGTGTTCCAGCGTCATATCGATACCGATCATCTGTCAATCGACGAGGTGGTAGAAACCATCGGTGCTTTGGCCGATGTGAAGCTATTGCCCGATAACCGCAGCAATAGCAGGAAGAAATTCGACCGTTTAAAAACCAAGTTTGCGCACATTCGGTTTTTTGGATAA
- a CDS encoding GNAT family N-acetyltransferase — translation MDIDLKRILISSDPSLLDMDAIVHFLRQSYWANKRSDEKIKKSLEGSTCFGAYIDNRQIGFARVVTDDATVYWLCDVFVDESYRGHGIGKKLIETITTSDDYRNLFGILSTRDAHGLYEQYGFVRDHGKTLTRLPDFLRKA, via the coding sequence ATGGACATCGATCTGAAGCGGATTTTGATAAGCAGCGACCCTTCCCTCCTGGATATGGATGCCATTGTACATTTTTTGCGTCAAAGCTATTGGGCTAACAAACGCTCCGATGAAAAAATTAAGAAATCGCTAGAGGGCTCAACATGTTTTGGCGCCTATATCGACAACCGGCAGATCGGATTTGCCAGGGTCGTGACCGACGACGCAACCGTGTATTGGTTATGCGATGTGTTTGTGGATGAGTCTTACCGTGGGCATGGCATAGGAAAGAAGTTAATCGAAACGATTACCACCAGCGATGACTACCGAAATTTATTCGGCATCTTGTCGACGCGGGATGCCCATGGTCTATACGAACAATATGGATTTGTCCGCGATCACGGAAAAACGTTGACTCGATTGCCGGACTTTCTGAGAAAAGCATAA
- a CDS encoding VOC family protein — translation MSRIQFSVQVRLVSDLSRSKQFYEEVLGCEVNDVWAVRDDFALGFKLIQAATMTDVNPNPPGQDQQTPWDTYAYVDTHRELDELYEELTSRGAEVVQEPVLMEADWGVWKDFAIKDPDNYVIAFGSGKRN, via the coding sequence ATGAGCAGGATTCAATTCTCAGTTCAAGTTCGATTGGTATCCGATCTTTCCCGATCCAAGCAGTTTTATGAAGAGGTGCTCGGTTGTGAAGTGAACGATGTTTGGGCGGTCAGGGATGATTTTGCGCTAGGTTTCAAACTGATTCAGGCGGCAACGATGACGGACGTTAACCCGAATCCGCCAGGCCAGGATCAACAGACGCCTTGGGATACATACGCCTATGTGGATACGCACCGCGAATTAGACGAGTTGTATGAAGAACTAACCTCTCGCGGGGCAGAAGTGGTACAAGAGCCTGTGCTCATGGAAGCAGACTGGGGCGTGTGGAAGGATTTTGCGATCAAGGATCCGGACAATTACGTGATTGCATTTGGCTCCGGTAAAAGGAACTGA
- a CDS encoding GNAT family N-acetyltransferase — MKLARISYEQKSVLRSLMELYQYDMSPYEDDSDNDVNEYGLYDYKYVDHYWTEEGRHPYFVKVSGKLAGFVLVREIEASDLSDPGYSMAEFFILKKYRKQGIGKQAAFQVFEWFKGKWSIAWLEKNLPAQNFWTTIISEYKAGEYSETTYAGNPAIEFYS, encoded by the coding sequence GTGAAACTTGCAAGGATTTCATATGAACAGAAGAGCGTATTGCGCAGCCTCATGGAGTTATATCAATACGATATGAGTCCGTATGAGGATGACAGCGATAATGACGTTAACGAGTACGGTCTTTACGATTATAAGTATGTAGACCATTACTGGACCGAAGAGGGACGCCACCCTTACTTTGTCAAAGTATCCGGGAAGCTTGCCGGATTTGTGTTGGTGAGGGAAATCGAAGCATCAGATCTTTCAGATCCCGGTTACTCCATGGCAGAATTTTTTATTCTTAAGAAATACCGCAAGCAGGGTATCGGCAAACAGGCGGCATTCCAAGTATTCGAATGGTTCAAGGGGAAGTGGAGCATCGCTTGGTTGGAAAAAAATCTGCCGGCGCAAAACTTCTGGACAACGATCATCTCGGAATATAAGGCGGGCGAATATTCGGAAACCACGTATGCAGGCAACCCTGCCATCGAATTTTATTCTTAG
- a CDS encoding DUF4261 domain-containing protein yields the protein MTTVQQQAAKRAMIEWLANERELGHKPSKIELAGEFNLHGMHYYIFKYKKSMLGKWLVGVCGGYEHASDTEHCGHVFSEMQPYHPATAEEEAISMVNMIREYWMQQAAQYESAENPEDDATDNQTSSGIFNGFVLLNSPECDLEQIQANLLRDWSISCSPEDGSAEEEKEGMLVFEAEGCMIAVSFINAPVPDGEAEHYAQGNYLWPEAAEVTQTHVAQLILAVLKRSASPLDSGKVYAKLAASCLKLPNAVGLYSSGTVFQPEFYIDMAETMKTEDLFPLLNLVYFGLVGTETGINGYTYGLRAFGKDEIEVLDSQATPAELREFLMDIALYIVEQDVTLRDGETIGFSAEQKLPITRSEGVYLPDDTLKIKY from the coding sequence ATGACGACAGTCCAACAGCAAGCGGCCAAGCGAGCCATGATCGAATGGCTGGCAAATGAACGAGAGCTTGGACATAAGCCCAGCAAAATCGAATTAGCCGGAGAATTCAATCTCCATGGCATGCATTACTACATATTTAAATATAAGAAATCCATGCTTGGTAAATGGCTGGTTGGCGTGTGCGGCGGTTATGAACATGCCTCGGACACCGAGCATTGCGGTCATGTATTCAGTGAGATGCAGCCTTATCATCCTGCCACCGCGGAGGAGGAAGCGATATCCATGGTCAATATGATCCGGGAGTATTGGATGCAGCAGGCGGCGCAGTATGAATCGGCGGAGAATCCAGAGGATGACGCGACAGACAACCAAACGTCATCCGGCATATTCAACGGCTTCGTTCTGTTGAACTCGCCAGAATGCGATTTGGAGCAGATCCAAGCCAATCTTCTGCGCGATTGGAGCATCTCCTGCTCCCCGGAAGACGGCAGCGCCGAAGAGGAGAAGGAAGGCATGCTGGTCTTTGAGGCGGAGGGCTGCATGATTGCAGTCAGCTTCATCAATGCCCCGGTGCCGGATGGCGAGGCCGAGCATTACGCTCAAGGGAACTACCTGTGGCCCGAGGCCGCCGAGGTCACCCAAACCCATGTTGCCCAGCTTATTCTGGCCGTGCTGAAGCGCTCCGCGTCTCCGCTGGATAGCGGAAAAGTGTACGCCAAACTGGCGGCCAGCTGCCTGAAGCTGCCGAATGCCGTCGGGCTCTACTCGTCCGGCACCGTATTTCAGCCTGAGTTCTATATCGATATGGCCGAAACGATGAAGACCGAAGATCTGTTTCCCCTGTTAAATCTCGTATATTTTGGTTTAGTTGGCACCGAAACCGGAATCAACGGATATACCTATGGGCTCAGAGCCTTCGGCAAGGATGAGATCGAGGTGCTGGACAGCCAGGCGACCCCTGCCGAGCTCCGTGAATTCCTGATGGACATTGCTTTATACATCGTGGAGCAGGACGTCACGCTAAGGGACGGGGAAACCATCGGCTTCTCCGCGGAACAGAAGCTTCCGATTACCCGATCCGAGGGCGTGTATCTTCCTGATGACACTCTTAAAATCAAGTACTGA
- a CDS encoding tyrosine-type recombinase/integrase — translation MNYTEVFEHYEREMKLFLSYMKDREYAKDTQQAYLHDIKHFLNSLEGKPITDITDIDVMYYLTQVRESGAGARYRNRCQSAIRLFYKVMIRFKLASTNPAMDIEKAKVEKNRQPTYLQKPILDACLSGIEGRYKIRDVTIIALMAYAGLRVSEIVKLNVSDFDLENSSIGVLGKGNKWRYIPLPAELNKLLQMYLEERMAPRSSKDNAFFVSQFRRRISKRMVQTIAEKTFEAMTEQFPQLSGQSLSAHKLRHSFATELLRNGADLRAVQELLGHEDISTTQIYTHVLDETKERAMNKIRPAIPLLFSTKS, via the coding sequence ATGAACTATACCGAAGTTTTTGAGCACTATGAGCGGGAAATGAAGCTGTTTCTCTCCTATATGAAGGATCGCGAATACGCCAAGGATACACAACAGGCCTATCTTCATGATATCAAGCACTTTCTGAACAGCCTTGAAGGGAAACCCATCACGGATATCACAGACATTGATGTGATGTATTATCTGACGCAGGTGCGGGAAAGCGGTGCCGGCGCACGATATCGAAATCGCTGCCAGTCCGCCATCCGTCTCTTCTATAAAGTCATGATCCGTTTCAAATTGGCGAGCACCAATCCTGCCATGGATATCGAAAAAGCCAAGGTGGAGAAAAACCGTCAGCCTACTTATCTTCAAAAGCCGATTCTGGATGCTTGCCTGAGCGGGATTGAAGGAAGATATAAAATTCGAGACGTGACCATCATTGCGCTTATGGCTTATGCGGGTCTTCGGGTTAGCGAGATCGTGAAGCTGAATGTATCGGACTTTGATCTGGAGAACTCCAGCATCGGAGTGCTGGGTAAAGGCAATAAATGGAGGTACATCCCCCTCCCCGCCGAATTGAACAAGCTGCTGCAAATGTACCTGGAAGAACGGATGGCACCCAGAAGCTCAAAGGATAACGCCTTCTTCGTATCGCAGTTTCGGCGCAGAATCAGTAAACGCATGGTGCAGACGATAGCCGAGAAGACGTTTGAGGCGATGACCGAGCAGTTTCCGCAGTTATCCGGGCAATCTCTATCCGCTCATAAGTTAAGACACTCCTTTGCCACCGAGCTGCTGCGCAACGGAGCTGATCTGCGTGCTGTGCAGGAGCTCCTCGGACACGAGGATATATCCACCACGCAGATTTATACCCATGTGCTGGATGAGACTAAAGAGCGCGCCATGAACAAAATCCGACCGGCGATCCCCCTTCTCTTCTCGACTAAGTCGTAA
- the yedF gene encoding sulfurtransferase-like selenium metabolism protein YedF encodes MSVDFTLDLRGESCPYPVIYTLETLRDMKKGQMLQVISDCPSAFRNVPEEVVKHGYTMAQEPVKNGQEFSLFIQA; translated from the coding sequence ATGTCCGTTGATTTTACTCTGGATCTCCGGGGGGAATCTTGTCCTTACCCGGTCATCTATACACTCGAAACGCTGCGTGATATGAAAAAAGGACAAATGCTTCAGGTCATTTCAGACTGTCCGTCCGCGTTTCGGAACGTGCCGGAGGAAGTCGTCAAGCACGGCTACACCATGGCACAGGAACCGGTCAAAAATGGCCAGGAGTTCAGCCTGTTCATTCAGGCGTAA